Proteins found in one Pyrus communis chromosome 15, drPyrComm1.1, whole genome shotgun sequence genomic segment:
- the LOC137718401 gene encoding uncharacterized protein, with protein sequence MDGQKGQANLTRTQSSLLRSSPTIRSSIHSLNSVTEEDVAAANENNHHHHDEEELRPKNYNPGLTHQKSGSTRISHQHLPMASITLFILFSFSGFFFFFYLRREEIPTSENLLLALTFVAVTLFLANKNKGLINHSVSVLKHSWDENAKRCRFHRFYKTNSSTKPVQWFIGSDSNPNKTRMEKEILREGVEFYSNGDFYEGEFHNGQCNGSGVYNYFVNGRYEGDWIDGRYDGYGIEGWARGSRYKGQYRQGLRHGYGVYRFSAGDSYAGEWCNGQSHGVGVQTCSDGSCYVGEFKYGAKHGLGCYHFRNGDRYAGEYFGDKMHGFGIYHFANGHCYEGSWHEGRNLGYGVYTFRNGNARCGLWDGGTLKHPLLPLTDALVRAVQAAGKAAENAVNLQRVDEQVNKAVMAANRAATAARVAAVKAVQNGMDGKFCDTNV encoded by the exons ATGGACGGTCAGAAAGGCCAGGCGAACCTCACGAGGACCCAGTCGTCGCTGCTGCGGTCGTCGCCGACGATTCGATCCTCCATTCACAGCCTCAACTCCGTCACGGAGGAGGACGTCGCCGCCGCCAACGaaaacaaccaccaccaccacgatGAAGAAGAGCTGAGGCCCAAGAATTACAATCCCGGGCTGACCCACCAGAAATCCGGGTCGACCCGGATCAGCCACCAGCACCTACCGATGGCCTCCATCACACTCTTCATCCTCTTCAGCTTCtccggcttcttcttcttcttctacctcCGCCGCGAAGAAATACCCACCTCCGAAAACCTCCTTCTGGCTCTGACCTTCGTCGCGGTCACGCTTTTCTTAGCGAACAAGAACAAGGGTCTGATCAACCACAGCGTCTCCGTCCTCAAGCACTCCTGGGACGAGAATGCGAAGCGGTGCCGCTTCCACCGGTTCTATAAGACCAACAGCAGCACGAAGCCGGTCCAGTGGTTCATCGGGTCGGACTCGAACCCGAACAAGACCCGGATGGAGAAGGAGATCTTAAGGGAAGGGGTCGAATTCTACAGCAATGGGGATTTCTACGAGGGTGAATTTCACAATGGGCAGTGCAATGGCAGTGGGGTCTATAATTACTTCGTCAACGGCAGATACGAGGGGGATTGGATCGACGGCCGATACGACGGCTACGGGATTGAGGGCTGGGCGAGAGGGAGCAGATACAAGGGGCAATACAGGCAAGGATTGAGGCATGGTTATGGGGTTTATAGATTCTCGGCGGGGGATTCGTATGCAGGGGAGTGGTGCAATGGGCAGAGCCACGGCGTCGGAGTGCAGACTTGCTCCGATGGCAGCTGCTATGTTGGTGAATTCAAGTATGGCGCCAAGCACGGCCTCGGTTGCTACCATTTCAG AAATGGAGATAGATACGCCGGAGAATACTTCGGAGACAAAATGCATGGATTCGGCATCTACCACTTTGCCAACGGTCATTGTTACGAGGGGTCATGGCACGAAGGTCGTAATCTAGGCTATGGCGTTTACACTTTCCGAAATGGCAATGCAAGATGCGGTTTGTGGGACGGTGGCACCCTTAAGCACCCTCTTCTGCCGCTTACCGATGCACTTGTTCGAGCTGTTCAG GCTGCTGGGAAAGCTGCGGAGAATGCTGTCAACCTCCAGCGGGTGGATGAACAAGTGAACAAGGCAGTCATGGCCGCAAACAGAGCTGCCACTGCCGCCAGAGTTGCTGCTGTTAAAGCCGTTCAAAACGGAATGGACGGAAAATTTTGTGATACGAATGTCTAA